One Nitrospira sp. DNA window includes the following coding sequences:
- a CDS encoding Oxidoreductase, aldo/keto reductase family, with protein sequence MADDRKSENFWSNSLDRRQVLKTLGAAGAAIVLNDPQGLARALAEGGTSVAPSESGSDHSERTVPRRMLGKTGVEVSALCFGGAHLGRIEGEAEAVRVLHEAIDAGITFMDNAWEYNRGISEERMGKGLQGRRQQVFLMTKVCSHGRDKKVAMQQLEESLRRLRTDYLDLWQIHEVIYENDPDRHFAPGGAAEALLDAKRQGKVRFIGFTGHKDPKIHLKMLAQDFPFDACQLPLNVFDGTHRSFEQEVLPVLNQRGIAPLAMKSLSGTADAVKQGLVTAEEALRYVLSLPVATVVSGIDSQSVLRQNLAVARRFTPMTVAEMQALRTRMAPYAKAGTYEPFKSSDRFDGRIGREQQALS encoded by the coding sequence GTGGCCGACGACAGGAAATCGGAAAATTTCTGGTCGAACAGTCTTGACCGGCGCCAGGTTCTGAAAACGCTCGGTGCGGCGGGAGCAGCGATCGTCTTGAACGACCCGCAAGGACTGGCCCGGGCCCTGGCGGAGGGCGGGACCTCCGTGGCCCCGTCCGAGTCCGGCTCGGACCATTCCGAGAGAACGGTTCCGCGGCGCATGTTGGGGAAGACAGGCGTGGAGGTGTCGGCCCTCTGTTTCGGCGGCGCCCATCTGGGGCGCATTGAGGGGGAGGCCGAAGCCGTTCGGGTGCTGCATGAAGCCATCGACGCCGGCATCACCTTCATGGACAATGCCTGGGAATACAACCGCGGCATCTCCGAGGAACGGATGGGAAAGGGATTGCAGGGCCGCCGACAACAGGTCTTTCTCATGACGAAGGTCTGTTCGCACGGCCGCGACAAGAAGGTCGCCATGCAGCAACTGGAAGAGTCCCTGCGCCGGTTGCGAACGGACTATCTGGATCTCTGGCAGATCCATGAAGTGATCTACGAGAATGATCCCGACCGGCATTTTGCGCCGGGCGGCGCGGCAGAGGCGCTGCTCGACGCGAAACGGCAGGGCAAGGTTCGCTTTATCGGATTTACCGGCCACAAGGATCCGAAGATTCACCTCAAGATGCTGGCGCAGGATTTTCCGTTCGATGCCTGCCAGTTGCCGCTCAACGTCTTCGACGGCACCCACCGCAGTTTCGAGCAGGAGGTGCTGCCGGTCCTGAACCAGCGCGGCATTGCTCCGTTGGCGATGAAGTCGCTGAGCGGAACGGCCGATGCCGTCAAGCAAGGCCTCGTCACCGCCGAGGAGGCCTTGCGCTATGTGTTGAGCCTGCCGGTGGCGACGGTCGTGAGCGGCATCGATTCGCAATCGGTGCTCAGGCAAAATCTTGCCGTTGCGCGTCGGTTCACCCCGATGACCGTGGCCGAGATGCAGGCCTTGCGGACCCGCATGGCGCCCTATGCGAAGGCAGGGACATACGAACCGTTCAAATCTTCCGATCGGTTCGACGGACGGATCGGGCGAGAGCAACAGGCTCTCTCCTGA